In Blattabacterium cuenoti, the following proteins share a genomic window:
- a CDS encoding sulfate adenylyltransferase subunit 1: protein MNTLRFMTSGSVDNGKSTLIGRLLYDSNSILMDQLSVVKKRSLKNNNEDDKIDLSLFTDGLKAEIEQGITIDVAYKYFSTSKRKFIIADVPGHTQYTRNMVTGATHVDLSIILIDACYGVVEQTQRHSLILGMLNIPNIILAINKMDLVNYDQQIYQSIISKYQIIAKRVGLNNKIETIPISAKNGDNVVNKSKHMKWYTGPSLLYLLENIILNKEPYLEPSRYPVQYVIISKNENKKNINRGYAGKIISGTYKKGDKVIIYPSKSRTYIQDIMDNGVHTIKEAVAPKSIVMYLEDEIDISRGDLIVKEKDIHPIFSQKLEVILCWMSNNPLNKRNRYLFQIHSLVVPVLIEKIIYRIDVNTLKRKNDPLYAELNDLVRVKMITSVPIPYDSYKIIKENGASILIDETNYSTVAACMIQ from the coding sequence ATGAACACTTTGAGATTCATGACGTCAGGTAGTGTTGATAATGGTAAAAGTACTCTTATTGGACGATTATTATATGACAGTAATTCTATTCTTATGGATCAACTATCCGTTGTTAAGAAAAGAAGTTTAAAAAATAATAATGAAGATGATAAGATTGATTTATCCTTATTTACCGACGGATTAAAAGCTGAAATAGAGCAGGGAATAACCATAGATGTTGCTTATAAATATTTTTCAACATCTAAAAGAAAATTTATTATAGCAGATGTTCCAGGACATACACAATATACTAGAAATATGGTGACAGGAGCAACTCATGTAGATTTATCTATTATATTAATAGATGCTTGTTATGGTGTAGTAGAACAAACACAAAGACATTCACTAATATTAGGAATGTTAAATATTCCAAATATTATACTTGCTATCAATAAAATGGATTTAGTAAATTATGATCAACAAATTTATCAATCTATTATAAGTAAATATCAAATAATTGCAAAAAGAGTTGGATTAAATAATAAAATAGAGACAATACCTATTAGTGCAAAAAATGGGGATAATGTGGTGAATAAATCTAAACATATGAAATGGTATACAGGTCCAAGTCTTCTTTATTTATTAGAAAATATAATTCTTAACAAAGAACCATATTTGGAACCTTCTAGATATCCAGTACAATATGTAATTATTTCTAAAAATGAAAATAAAAAAAATATTAATCGTGGATATGCAGGAAAAATAATTAGTGGAACATATAAAAAGGGAGATAAAGTTATAATTTATCCTTCTAAATCTAGAACTTATATACAAGATATTATGGATAATGGGGTCCATACAATAAAAGAGGCAGTGGCACCTAAAAGTATAGTTATGTATTTAGAAGATGAAATAGATATTTCTAGAGGAGATCTTATAGTAAAGGAAAAAGACATACATCCAATATTTTCTCAAAAACTTGAAGTTATTCTTTGTTGGATGTCTAATAACCCCTTAAATAAGCGAAATAGATATTTATTTCAAATACATAGTCTTGTAGTCCCAGTTCTAATAGAAAAAATTATCTATCGAATAGATGTAAATACCTTAAAAAGGAAGAATGATCCTTTATATGCGGAATTAAACGATTTAGTTAGAGTCAAAATGATAACATCTGTTCCCATTCCATATGACTCTTATAAAATAATAAAAGAAAATGGAGCATCTATATTAATAGATGAGACCAATTATTCTACAGTAGCTGCTTGTATGATACAATAA
- the cysD gene encoding sulfate adenylyltransferase subunit CysD — MRTYQLNYLEELESESIHIYREVAGQFENPVLLFSGGKDSILLVHLALKAFRPGKLPFPLLHIDTGHNFPETLEFRDKLVKKIQEKIIIQKVEDTINKKNLSEDKGRFSSRNRLQSYTLIDSIEKYQFDACIGGGRRDEEKARSKERVFSIRNEFGSWEPKLQKPELWNIYNGKIKKGENMRVFPISNWTELDVWNYIKKEKISLPSIYFSHERKVINFKGKWIAISNFVKPKNEEVHVKKLRYRTIGDMTCTAAIESEATNVEEIIQELLNTKVSERGQTRIDDSFSETSMEDRKRQGYF; from the coding sequence ATGAGAACTTATCAATTAAATTACTTAGAAGAATTAGAATCAGAATCCATTCATATATATAGAGAAGTAGCAGGACAATTTGAAAACCCAGTTCTACTATTTTCAGGAGGAAAAGACTCTATTTTATTAGTTCATTTAGCTTTAAAAGCTTTTAGACCTGGTAAATTACCATTTCCTTTACTTCATATTGATACGGGACATAACTTTCCAGAAACACTAGAATTTAGAGATAAGTTAGTAAAAAAAATTCAAGAAAAAATTATAATACAAAAAGTAGAAGATACTATTAATAAAAAAAATTTATCTGAAGATAAAGGTAGATTTTCTAGTAGAAACAGATTACAATCTTATACTTTAATAGATAGTATTGAAAAATATCAATTTGATGCATGCATAGGAGGAGGACGTAGAGACGAAGAAAAAGCTAGATCTAAAGAGAGGGTTTTTTCAATTAGAAATGAATTTGGTTCTTGGGAACCGAAACTACAGAAACCTGAATTATGGAATATATATAATGGAAAAATTAAAAAAGGAGAAAATATGCGTGTTTTTCCAATTAGTAATTGGACAGAATTAGATGTTTGGAATTACATAAAAAAAGAAAAAATATCATTACCCTCTATTTACTTTTCACATGAAAGAAAGGTTATAAATTTTAAAGGGAAATGGATTGCCATCTCTAATTTCGTAAAACCTAAAAATGAAGAAGTACATGTGAAAAAATTGCGTTATAGAACCATAGGAGATATGACTTGCACTGCTGCTATAGAATCAGAAGCTACTAATGTAGAAGAAATCATTCAAGAACTTTTAAATACAAAAGTTAGTGAAAGAGGTCAAACAAGAATAGATGATTCTTTTTCTGAAACATCTATGGAAGATAGAAAAAGACAAGGATATTTTTAA
- a CDS encoding phosphoadenylyl-sulfate reductase, with product MNMNRNFISKKCINDLYEKMKNLKGSVKEKLKVISNSFPGKVVFSTSFNIEDQLISHFILKNKISIKIFTLDTGRFFEETYKVWSDTKNFYEKPIIAYFPNQENLEKFVFHHGPNSFYKNIKNRIKCCYYRKVEPLKRALKGNFIWITGLRAEHSVDRSNLNDLEWDNEHGVIKYHPLYHWKLGNIEKIVKNCKIPYNSLYDKGYPSIGCEPCTRSVKYGENHRSGRWWWEDNSTKKECGLHNDIIKKKSPDLNL from the coding sequence ATGAATATGAATAGGAATTTTATATCAAAAAAATGTATAAATGATCTTTATGAAAAAATGAAGAATTTAAAAGGTTCTGTAAAAGAAAAACTAAAAGTTATATCAAATTCTTTTCCAGGAAAAGTTGTTTTTTCTACTAGTTTTAACATAGAAGATCAACTTATTTCTCATTTTATATTGAAAAACAAAATTTCTATAAAAATATTCACCTTAGATACGGGTAGATTTTTTGAAGAAACTTATAAGGTATGGTCAGATACAAAAAATTTTTATGAAAAACCTATTATTGCTTATTTTCCTAATCAAGAAAATTTAGAAAAATTTGTGTTTCATCATGGTCCTAATTCTTTTTATAAGAATATTAAAAATAGAATAAAGTGCTGTTACTATCGTAAAGTAGAACCTTTAAAAAGAGCTTTAAAAGGAAATTTTATATGGATTACAGGACTTCGTGCAGAACATTCAGTAGATAGAAGTAATCTAAATGATTTAGAATGGGACAATGAACATGGAGTAATAAAGTATCACCCTCTTTATCATTGGAAATTAGGAAATATAGAAAAAATTGTAAAAAATTGTAAAATTCCATATAATTCTTTATATGATAAAGGTTATCCTAGTATAGGATGCGAACCTTGCACTCGTTCTGTAAAATACGGTGAAAATCATCGCAGTGGACGATGGTGGTGGGAGGATAATTCTACAAAAAAAGAATGTGGATTACATAATGATATAATCAAAAAAAAATCACCTGATCTTAATTTATAA
- a CDS encoding AMP-binding protein, whose amino-acid sequence MNKKIGIWIDFFSKKIMIEKDSPLYWKNMIFSFLNNWYNNNPFLTIFTSGTTGIPKKVILYKKHMYNRAISTVEFLNLKKIGTKGFLCLSPNFIASKMFLVRAIIFKWKIYCVPPSSNPLKGIKEFFDISSMIPMQVKFSLESKYIENIKILLIGGSYISENLEEKLQNISTTCYATYGMTETYGHIAIRKINGSNKSFLYKSFNDINIDVDNRSCLRIFLEKKYVVQTNDIVYLISKNSFFWKGRYDNIINSGGIKIIPELLEKRINPFIPFYRRFFISSILDEVFGEKIILIIEGSPISIKIPEQIFRGEKKFYKPKNIFFIPTFTENSFGKIRRKETTKKLIEIINNKYT is encoded by the coding sequence ATGAATAAAAAAATTGGAATATGGATTGATTTTTTTTCTAAAAAAATTATGATTGAAAAAGATTCTCCTTTATATTGGAAAAATATGATTTTTTCTTTTTTAAATAATTGGTATAATAATAATCCTTTTTTAACTATTTTTACTTCTGGAACTACAGGAATACCAAAAAAAGTCATTTTGTATAAAAAACATATGTATAATAGAGCGATTAGTACTGTAGAATTTCTAAATTTAAAAAAAATAGGAACTAAAGGATTTTTATGCTTATCTCCAAATTTCATAGCATCCAAAATGTTTTTAGTTCGTGCTATTATTTTTAAGTGGAAAATTTATTGCGTTCCTCCTTCTTCCAATCCTTTAAAAGGAATAAAAGAATTTTTTGATATATCATCTATGATACCAATGCAAGTTAAATTTAGTTTGGAATCTAAATATATAGAAAACATTAAAATTCTTTTAATAGGAGGATCGTATATATCAGAAAATCTAGAAGAAAAATTACAAAATATTTCAACTACATGTTATGCTACCTATGGTATGACTGAAACTTATGGACATATAGCTATAAGAAAAATAAACGGATCAAATAAATCATTTTTATATAAATCATTTAATGATATAAATATTGATGTAGATAATAGGAGCTGTTTAAGAATATTTTTAGAAAAAAAATATGTTGTTCAAACAAATGATATTGTTTATCTCATATCAAAAAATTCTTTTTTTTGGAAAGGAAGATACGATAATATTATTAATAGTGGAGGAATTAAAATAATTCCTGAATTATTAGAAAAACGTATAAATCCTTTTATTCCTTTTTACCGAAGATTTTTTATATCATCTATTTTAGATGAAGTATTTGGTGAAAAAATAATTTTAATTATAGAAGGTTCTCCTATTTCAATAAAAATTCCAGAACAAATTTTTCGTGGAGAAAAAAAATTTTATAAACCAAAAAATATTTTTTTTATACCCACTTTTACAGAAAATTCATTTGGTAAAATAAGAAGAAAAGAAACAACTAAAAAATTAATTGAAATCATAAATAATAAATATACTTAG
- a CDS encoding enolase C-terminal domain-like protein, with the protein MKKKIFFFKKGISNSNRIFKYNSIWFIILKKYGKIGIGECNPILEKSIDFNKFINELRNVCKKIISTKKLEIDYYYKYISYSSIFFALEQVFSTLKENFPLLFYSSFYKGEKGIPINGLIWAPFFISSKEEMVKKIVRMVKYKVCKGFSFIKMKFNFHIFSHQYLVLKEIKKIYPFLKIRIDANGSFLFKKKEILFDYINKLYELNIVHSIEQPILSHNNNWDDMAEICLKSKLPIALDEDLTYVHGIQKKREFLDIIMPKYIVIKPSANRGFFGSEEWIYEANKRNIKWYISSSLESNIGINAITQWSFVMNNKYKSNEKHGHGLDTVNIYINNINSPIELKKSSIWYNSLIKWDIEELLCNE; encoded by the coding sequence TTGAAAAAGAAAATTTTTTTCTTTAAAAAAGGAATATCCAATTCTAATAGAATATTTAAATATAATTCAATATGGTTCATTATATTAAAAAAATATGGTAAAATAGGAATAGGAGAATGTAATCCTATATTGGAAAAATCAATTGATTTTAATAAATTTATAAATGAATTAAGAAATGTTTGTAAAAAAATAATTTCTACAAAAAAATTAGAAATAGATTATTATTATAAATACATTTCTTATTCATCTATTTTTTTTGCATTAGAACAAGTTTTTTCAACTTTAAAAGAAAATTTTCCTTTATTATTTTATTCTTCATTTTACAAAGGTGAAAAAGGAATACCTATAAATGGATTAATATGGGCTCCTTTTTTTATTTCTTCAAAAGAAGAAATGGTTAAGAAAATCGTTAGAATGGTAAAATATAAAGTTTGCAAAGGTTTTTCATTTATAAAAATGAAATTTAATTTTCATATTTTTTCTCATCAATATTTAGTTTTAAAAGAAATTAAGAAAATATATCCATTTTTGAAAATACGAATAGATGCAAATGGTTCATTTTTATTTAAAAAAAAAGAAATTTTATTTGATTATATCAACAAACTTTATGAACTAAACATCGTTCATTCAATAGAACAACCAATATTATCACATAATAATAATTGGGATGATATGGCAGAGATATGTTTAAAATCAAAATTGCCAATTGCATTAGATGAAGATTTAACATATGTTCACGGAATTCAAAAAAAAAGAGAATTTTTAGACATTATTATGCCTAAATATATAGTTATAAAACCAAGTGCTAATAGAGGATTTTTTGGATCAGAAGAATGGATATATGAAGCTAATAAAAGAAATATTAAATGGTATATAAGTTCTTCTTTAGAAAGTAATATTGGAATTAATGCTATTACTCAATGGAGTTTTGTTATGAATAATAAATATAAAAGTAATGAAAAACATGGACATGGATTGGACACAGTAAATATATATATTAATAATATCAATTCTCCTATAGAATTAAAAAAAAGCTCTATTTGGTATAACTCTCTTATTAAATGGGATATTGAAGAATTATTATGTAATGAATAA
- a CDS encoding metal-dependent hydrolase — protein sequence MKITFITHSTCLLEIKGEHILVDPFISSNSFFNKNYSFEKYVKSLKKLDYILVTHAHYDHVSDVEFFSKKFNNILLISNYEISNYFNKRGVKTNGINYGSFIPFSFGRLKYTWAIHSSVFNDGTYGGNPGGFLIHTKEGNIYISGDTSVTNEMKIIPKFGKLNISILPIGGKYTMDIEEAIIASNLLKCEKILGVHYDTFSDIEIDKDEAINKFKENGKKLFLLKFGESLII from the coding sequence ATGAAAATTACTTTTATTACTCATAGTACATGTTTACTAGAAATAAAAGGAGAACACATATTAGTTGATCCTTTTATTTCTAGTAATTCATTTTTTAATAAAAATTATTCGTTTGAAAAATATGTAAAATCTTTAAAAAAATTAGATTATATATTAGTAACACATGCACACTATGATCATGTAAGTGATGTAGAGTTTTTTTCCAAAAAATTTAATAACATTTTATTAATATCTAATTACGAAATATCTAATTATTTTAATAAAAGAGGTGTAAAAACAAATGGAATAAATTATGGATCTTTTATTCCATTTTCATTTGGAAGATTAAAATATACTTGGGCTATTCATTCTAGTGTTTTTAATGATGGAACATATGGAGGAAATCCTGGAGGATTTCTTATACATACAAAAGAGGGAAATATTTATATTTCTGGAGATACATCTGTTACAAATGAGATGAAAATTATCCCAAAATTTGGGAAATTAAATATTTCTATATTACCAATAGGTGGTAAATATACTATGGATATAGAAGAAGCTATAATAGCTTCTAATTTATTAAAATGTGAAAAAATATTAGGAGTTCATTATGATACTTTTTCTGATATAGAAATTGATAAAGATGAAGCAATAAATAAATTTAAAGAAAATGGAAAAAAGCTTTTTTTGTTAAAATTTGGAGAATCTTTAATAATTTGA
- the menA gene encoding 1,4-dihydroxy-2-naphthoate octaprenyltransferase: MIFKHWINAIRLHTLLLSVSGITSSFILSLSRYRIENSYTKYILCITTALLLQILANFSNDYGDAIKGIDNFRKFGPKRMVIDGFINYNSMKLAIFLFSILSFLSGLLLIYVSIPINTFVFILFFLGIILCICSAITYSVGFYSYGSFALGDFFVFVFFGIISVLGSYFLYTNEIHLDVFLLSLSIGLLNVAVLNVNNMRDIDSDYTCGKYTIANLLGIKYAKVYHVFIIITSLFLGWFFIFLNKKSIYQCLLLFLFLFFYFFHIKNILFFKENHFFNSELRKLVRIIFLYSICMGLINYF, encoded by the coding sequence ATGATATTTAAGCACTGGATAAATGCAATTCGTTTACATACATTGCTTTTGTCTGTTTCTGGAATAACTTCTAGTTTTATTTTATCTTTATCTAGATATAGAATAGAAAATTCTTATACGAAATATATTTTATGTATTACTACTGCTTTATTATTACAAATATTAGCTAACTTTTCAAATGATTATGGAGATGCTATAAAAGGAATTGATAATTTTAGAAAATTTGGTCCAAAAAGAATGGTTATAGATGGTTTTATTAATTATAATTCGATGAAATTAGCTATATTTTTATTTTCTATTTTATCTTTTTTGTCTGGTTTATTATTAATTTATGTTTCAATTCCTATAAATACCTTTGTTTTTATATTATTTTTTTTAGGAATTATTTTATGTATATGTTCTGCTATAACCTATTCTGTAGGTTTTTATTCTTATGGATCATTTGCATTAGGAGATTTTTTTGTATTTGTTTTTTTTGGTATTATATCAGTTTTAGGAAGTTACTTTCTATATACTAATGAAATACATCTAGATGTATTTTTATTATCTTTATCTATAGGATTATTGAATGTTGCTGTTTTAAATGTTAATAATATGAGGGATATAGATAGTGATTATACTTGTGGAAAGTATACTATAGCAAATTTATTGGGAATAAAATATGCTAAAGTATATCATGTATTTATTATAATAACTTCCTTATTTTTAGGTTGGTTTTTTATTTTTTTAAATAAAAAAAGTATTTATCAGTGTTTATTATTATTCTTATTTCTATTTTTTTATTTTTTTCATATAAAAAATATTCTTTTTTTTAAAGAAAATCATTTTTTTAATTCAGAATTGAGAAAATTGGTAAGAATAATTTTTTTATATAGTATATGTATGGGGCTTATTAATTATTTTTAA
- the menB gene encoding 1,4-dihydroxy-2-naphthoyl-CoA synthase, translated as MHHTNTIDWTPIKKYNDILFTFWNGISKIEINRPSCYNAFRVETVEEMISAIEICRYRDDIDIVIITGSGDKSFCSGGDQSTRGLGGYLGKDGIPRLNILDFYKKIRDIPKPVIAMVNGFAVGGGNVLHVVCDLTIASNNAVFSQVGPKVGSFDGGFGSSYLARIIGQKKTREMWFLCKEYSAEEALNMGLINKIVKKDKLEEETIKWCKIIQSRSPMAIRMIKRSLNAELDGQYGLMQLAGDATLMFYLMEESQEGNKAFLEKRNPNFKKFKKFL; from the coding sequence ATGCATCATACTAATACTATAGATTGGACTCCAATTAAAAAATATAACGATATTTTATTTACATTTTGGAATGGAATATCAAAAATAGAAATAAATAGACCTTCGTGTTATAATGCTTTTCGTGTAGAAACAGTAGAAGAAATGATTTCCGCTATAGAAATATGTAGATATAGAGATGATATTGATATTGTAATAATAACAGGATCTGGAGATAAGTCTTTTTGTTCTGGTGGTGATCAATCCACAAGAGGATTGGGTGGGTATTTAGGAAAAGATGGAATTCCTAGATTAAATATTTTAGATTTTTACAAAAAAATACGAGATATTCCTAAACCTGTGATAGCAATGGTAAATGGTTTTGCAGTAGGAGGAGGAAATGTATTGCATGTAGTATGTGATTTAACTATAGCATCTAATAATGCAGTATTTAGCCAAGTAGGTCCTAAAGTTGGATCTTTTGATGGAGGATTTGGTAGTTCTTATTTAGCTCGTATTATTGGTCAGAAAAAAACACGTGAAATGTGGTTTTTATGTAAAGAATATTCTGCTGAAGAAGCTCTTAATATGGGGTTAATAAATAAAATTGTAAAAAAGGATAAATTAGAAGAAGAAACCATAAAATGGTGTAAAATAATACAAAGTAGAAGTCCCATGGCTATAAGAATGATTAAACGTAGTTTAAATGCAGAATTAGATGGACAATATGGATTAATGCAATTAGCTGGAGATGCTACTTTAATGTTCTATTTAATGGAAGAGTCACAAGAAGGGAATAAAGCTTTTTTAGAAAAAAGAAATCCAAATTTTAAAAAGTTTAAGAAATTTTTATGA
- a CDS encoding SLC13 family permease, protein MVILIFIIGYLFIALENYISLNKVIPSLLMAAICWSLIMIFNLPVYELNQNFIIKKNSSHLLLFHLGKASEIIFFLIGAMSIISIIEKFSGFEALKEIFYTDTKRKFLWKISISSFLLSAIIDNLTATIVLISLLRKIITNYKKRLYYLGIVIISANAGGVWSPIGDITTTMLWISNKVTALYLLKRVFIPSVLCMFISTLIVSFMPFFNGIIKIEKNKLSIENLKTGFFMLKVGLILMLFVPILKTIIGIPPYMGMMFSLGIQLIIARFINKKSTSSVDEIFKKLDISSLLFFLGILLSVSSLESLGLLYNLSHWINEKVSTWEITAFIFGIISSIIDNVPLIAATIAMFSHPIDHNIWHFMAYVSGTGGSILLVGSASGVAAMGMEKIDFFWYIKKISWIALIGYIFGYIYLLIYPFFFL, encoded by the coding sequence ATGGTTATTTTAATTTTTATTATTGGATATTTATTTATTGCTCTTGAAAATTATATTTCTTTAAATAAAGTTATTCCATCTCTTTTAATGGCTGCTATATGTTGGTCATTAATTATGATTTTTAACCTTCCTGTTTATGAATTAAATCAAAATTTTATAATAAAAAAAAATTCTAGTCATTTATTATTATTTCATTTAGGAAAAGCTTCAGAAATTATATTTTTTCTTATTGGAGCTATGTCTATTATTTCTATTATTGAAAAATTTTCTGGTTTTGAAGCATTAAAAGAAATATTTTATACAGATACAAAACGTAAATTTTTATGGAAAATAAGTATTTCATCTTTTTTATTGTCTGCTATAATAGATAATCTTACGGCTACTATAGTGTTAATATCTCTTTTAAGAAAAATAATTACTAATTATAAAAAACGATTATATTATTTAGGAATAGTAATTATATCTGCTAATGCAGGAGGAGTTTGGTCCCCAATTGGGGATATCACTACTACTATGTTATGGATTTCAAATAAAGTAACGGCTTTATATCTTTTAAAAAGAGTATTTATTCCTTCTGTTTTATGTATGTTTATTTCTACATTAATAGTATCGTTTATGCCATTTTTTAATGGTATTATTAAAATAGAAAAAAATAAACTATCAATAGAAAATCTAAAAACAGGATTTTTTATGTTAAAAGTTGGTTTGATATTAATGTTATTTGTTCCCATTTTAAAAACTATAATAGGAATACCCCCATATATGGGGATGATGTTTTCTTTAGGAATACAACTTATAATAGCACGATTTATCAATAAAAAATCAACTTCATCTGTTGATGAAATTTTTAAAAAATTAGATATTTCTAGTCTTTTATTTTTTTTAGGAATTTTGTTATCTGTTTCTTCTTTAGAATCTTTAGGTTTATTATATAATTTATCTCATTGGATAAATGAAAAAGTATCAACATGGGAAATAACAGCATTTATATTTGGTATTATTTCTTCCATCATAGATAATGTACCTTTAATCGCAGCAACTATAGCTATGTTTTCTCACCCAATTGACCATAATATATGGCATTTTATGGCTTATGTTTCTGGAACAGGAGGTAGCATTCTTCTTGTTGGATCTGCTTCTGGAGTTGCTGCGATGGGAATGGAAAAAATAGATTTTTTTTGGTATATAAAAAAAATTAGCTGGATTGCCTTAATTGGATATATATTTGGATATATATATCTATTAATTTATCCATTTTTTTTTCTGTAA